From a region of the Pseudodesulfovibrio senegalensis genome:
- the fusA gene encoding elongation factor G: protein MSDLNTQRTYALIGHGGSGKTSVAEMLLFSAGTISRLGKVEDGNTTLDYEPEEIKRRGSTQPGFANYQWKKNQHFLIDAPGDSNFSGDLSYELAATDSVILVIDAVDGVKPLTRKIWAKVQDNGNPAMIVINKMDRDRADFDAAFASISEGLGARAALLYYPIGSKEDFKGVVDMLSGKALMFDGEGGVTEGDIPGDIKDTVEAMRETMVENIAESDEELMELYFEEGELTPEQITKGLKAGVQAGELVPVAVTSALNNMGGQTILDTVQNLMPSPLDHTPWQGEEGERASSPDEPLSCFVFKTLADPFAGQLTVVRVLSGTLKADSTLKNTRNGEKERIGQLLLMQGKNQEQTKTPMGPGAIVTLAKLKNTATGDTLTEEKDDFKLIKPEIAPQLITFALAPAEKGDEDKVYAAVGKLLEEDITLTLSRDEESGDILLSGMGQNHIEISVEKAKRRYKTEIVLKTPKVPYRETFRTAAREIQGRHKKQSGGRGQFGDCWIHIEPQPHGSDYEFEDKIVGGAIPRQYIPAVDKGIQEAAARGVLAGYPVIDFKATCYDGSYHNVDSSEMAFKIAGSLAFKKAAEKAQMALLEPVMLVAVAVPDSFMGDIIGDLSSRRGKVLGSDSQAGVTEIKAHVPMSEMLKYAPDLNAMTGGQGTFFMEFAQYEECPPQVRDQVIADNKKGADAD from the coding sequence ATGTCGGACCTGAACACGCAAAGAACTTACGCCCTCATCGGCCATGGCGGCAGCGGCAAGACCTCGGTTGCGGAAATGCTGCTTTTTTCAGCCGGAACCATTTCCCGGCTTGGCAAGGTCGAAGACGGCAATACCACCCTCGACTACGAGCCCGAGGAAATCAAACGCCGCGGCTCCACACAGCCCGGCTTCGCAAATTACCAGTGGAAAAAAAACCAGCATTTTCTGATTGATGCTCCGGGTGATTCCAACTTTTCCGGCGACCTTTCCTATGAACTGGCCGCTACGGACAGCGTGATTCTGGTCATCGACGCGGTGGACGGCGTCAAACCCCTGACCCGGAAAATCTGGGCCAAGGTTCAGGACAACGGCAACCCGGCCATGATCGTCATCAACAAGATGGACCGTGACCGTGCGGACTTTGATGCGGCTTTCGCCAGTATTTCCGAAGGACTGGGAGCACGGGCCGCACTGCTCTACTATCCCATCGGCAGCAAGGAAGACTTCAAGGGCGTGGTCGACATGCTCTCGGGCAAGGCTCTCATGTTCGATGGCGAAGGCGGCGTGACTGAAGGCGACATTCCCGGCGATATCAAGGATACCGTGGAAGCCATGCGCGAAACCATGGTGGAAAACATCGCCGAATCCGACGAAGAGCTCATGGAACTCTATTTCGAGGAAGGCGAGCTTACGCCCGAACAAATCACCAAGGGGCTCAAGGCCGGTGTACAGGCCGGGGAACTGGTTCCCGTGGCTGTGACTTCGGCCCTGAACAACATGGGCGGACAGACCATTCTGGACACCGTGCAGAACCTCATGCCCAGCCCGCTGGATCATACGCCGTGGCAAGGCGAGGAAGGCGAACGCGCCAGCTCCCCGGACGAACCGCTGTCCTGCTTTGTGTTCAAAACGCTGGCCGACCCCTTTGCGGGCCAGTTGACAGTCGTACGCGTGCTTTCCGGCACGCTCAAAGCGGACTCCACGCTCAAGAACACCCGCAACGGCGAAAAAGAGCGCATCGGCCAACTGCTGCTCATGCAGGGCAAGAATCAGGAACAGACCAAGACTCCCATGGGACCCGGCGCCATCGTCACCCTCGCCAAACTCAAGAACACGGCAACGGGCGACACCCTGACCGAGGAGAAGGACGATTTCAAGCTGATCAAGCCGGAAATCGCCCCGCAGCTCATCACCTTTGCGCTGGCTCCGGCCGAAAAGGGCGACGAGGACAAGGTCTATGCAGCTGTCGGCAAACTACTGGAAGAAGACATCACCCTGACCCTTTCCCGCGACGAAGAGTCCGGCGACATCCTGCTTTCGGGCATGGGACAGAATCATATCGAAATATCCGTGGAAAAGGCCAAGCGCCGCTACAAGACGGAAATCGTCCTGAAAACGCCCAAGGTTCCCTATCGTGAAACCTTCCGCACCGCGGCCCGCGAAATTCAGGGACGCCACAAAAAACAGTCCGGCGGACGCGGCCAGTTCGGGGATTGCTGGATTCACATCGAACCGCAGCCGCACGGCTCCGACTACGAGTTCGAGGACAAAATCGTGGGCGGTGCCATCCCGCGCCAATACATCCCGGCCGTGGACAAGGGCATTCAGGAAGCCGCTGCGCGCGGCGTGTTGGCGGGATACCCGGTCATCGACTTCAAGGCCACCTGCTACGACGGCTCCTACCACAACGTGGACTCGTCCGAGATGGCCTTCAAGATCGCCGGTTCGCTGGCATTCAAAAAGGCCGCGGAAAAGGCCCAAATGGCCCTTCTGGAACCGGTCATGCTGGTGGCCGTGGCCGTGCCCGACTCCTTCATGGGTGACATCATCGGCGACCTTTCCTCGCGCAGGGGCAAGGTACTTGGCTCGGATTCACAGGCCGGCGTAACGGAAATCAAGGCCCACGTACCCATGAGCGAAATGCTCAAATATGCACCGGACCTCAACGCCATGACCGGCGGGCAGGGAACCTTCTTCATGGAATTCGCACAATATGAAGAGTGCCCGCCCCAGGTCAGGGACCAGGTCATCGCGGACAACAAAAAAGGCGCGGACGCCGACTAG
- a CDS encoding chloride channel protein produces the protein MQDAHATLSEKIRNAFRNRNISHLLMAILIGALSGYGAVLFKFVLKSMQWLFYHHSGEFLDFAHEIPTWMKIVMPAAGGLVVGLVVHFFAREAKGHGVPEVMQAIALRAGVIRKRVAAAKIFASAVTIGSGGSVGREGPMVQIGASIGSSVGQLLKVPTIHMKTMIGCGAAAGIAATFNAPIAGVLFALEIIVGDWGMTSFSPVVLSSVTATTISRYYFGDFPAFVIPDYNVVSLWEFCLYPFLGVVSGLVALSFTKTLYAFEDASDAARMIPEWLKPAIGGAALGVVIIFFPAAFGVGYGPMNLSLTNNMGFWMLFALIWIKILASAITLGSGGSGGIFAPSLFIGAMAGGAFGALVHGAFPEITATPGAYALVAMGGVVAGTTYAPITAILIIFEMTGTYSIILPLMLTCITATVLNSTISRGSIYTTKLLRRGIDIEGGRERHILRHMLVKEVMTDTVVTVPESATLERILWVFKTENAPYLHVIDEQGQLTGIISFRDIRPVLYEEDLLQLVIAKDLATTELETVTMDDTLQDALDKLTSRGVSQLPVLESATSRRLSGTLTEHALNTAYSQQLLRKEIDTKE, from the coding sequence ATGCAGGACGCCCACGCCACGCTTTCGGAAAAGATCAGAAACGCCTTTCGCAACCGGAACATATCCCATCTGCTGATGGCCATACTCATCGGAGCCCTGTCCGGCTATGGTGCCGTACTTTTCAAATTCGTGCTCAAGAGCATGCAATGGCTTTTTTATCATCATAGCGGTGAATTCCTGGATTTCGCCCACGAAATACCGACATGGATGAAAATCGTCATGCCCGCAGCAGGTGGGCTGGTGGTCGGATTGGTGGTCCATTTCTTTGCGCGAGAAGCCAAAGGGCATGGCGTACCCGAGGTCATGCAGGCCATTGCCCTGCGTGCCGGGGTCATCCGCAAGCGTGTTGCGGCGGCCAAGATATTCGCCTCGGCCGTGACCATCGGTTCAGGTGGATCCGTGGGCCGCGAGGGTCCCATGGTGCAGATCGGCGCGTCCATCGGTTCCTCGGTGGGTCAACTGCTCAAGGTTCCCACAATCCACATGAAAACCATGATCGGATGCGGCGCAGCCGCGGGCATAGCCGCCACTTTCAACGCGCCCATAGCCGGGGTGCTCTTTGCGCTGGAAATCATCGTGGGCGACTGGGGCATGACCTCGTTTTCCCCCGTGGTGCTTTCCTCGGTCACGGCCACAACCATTTCCCGATACTACTTCGGCGACTTCCCCGCATTCGTCATCCCGGACTACAACGTGGTTTCCCTGTGGGAATTCTGCCTGTACCCGTTTCTGGGCGTGGTTTCCGGGCTGGTGGCCCTGAGTTTCACCAAAACGCTCTACGCGTTTGAAGACGCATCGGACGCGGCGCGCATGATTCCGGAATGGCTCAAGCCGGCCATTGGCGGGGCCGCTCTCGGCGTGGTCATCATCTTTTTTCCGGCGGCGTTCGGCGTGGGGTATGGTCCCATGAACCTCTCCCTGACCAACAACATGGGCTTCTGGATGCTCTTCGCGCTCATCTGGATCAAGATTCTGGCCTCGGCCATCACGCTGGGCTCTGGCGGTTCGGGCGGCATTTTCGCGCCCTCGCTGTTCATCGGGGCCATGGCCGGAGGTGCGTTCGGCGCACTGGTGCACGGCGCATTCCCGGAAATCACGGCCACGCCCGGAGCCTATGCGCTGGTGGCCATGGGCGGGGTCGTGGCGGGCACCACCTACGCCCCCATCACCGCCATCCTGATCATCTTTGAAATGACCGGCACCTACTCCATCATCCTGCCACTCATGCTCACCTGCATCACGGCCACGGTGCTCAATTCCACCATCAGCCGCGGCTCCATCTACACCACCAAGCTGCTGCGGCGCGGCATCGACATCGAGGGCGGACGGGAACGGCACATCCTGCGGCACATGCTGGTCAAGGAAGTGATGACCGACACGGTGGTCACGGTGCCGGAATCGGCCACACTGGAACGCATTCTGTGGGTGTTCAAGACGGAGAACGCGCCCTATCTGCACGTGATCGACGAGCAAGGCCAGCTCACGGGCATCATATCGTTTCGCGACATCCGCCCGGTGCTCTACGAGGAAGACCTGCTGCAGCTGGTGATCGCCAAGGATCTGGCCACCACGGAACTGGAGACCGTGACCATGGACGACACCTTGCAGGACGCGCTGGACAAGCTCACCAGCCGGGGCGTTTCGCAGCTGCCGGTACTGGAATCCGCCACATCCCGCAGGCTGTCCGGAACCCTGACAGAGCACGCCCTGAACACGGCCTACAGCCAGCAATTGCTGCGAAAGGAAATCGACACCAAAGAATAA
- a CDS encoding serine dehydratase subunit alpha family protein, which translates to MKYTVKDLLRLEVVPALGCTEPVAIALGTAAAVSLLPERIFDSLEVWVDPNIYKNGLAVTIPGTGGLSGLDLAAALGALGGDPARKLEVLGSLDDEIVRRARQCVRDGVVKVNLLEDQVGLKVRTRMVSGEHVAESLIENLHDNIVSLSLDDQPVESPLIRVGCTPGKSGLDDLEDWLKGMELRELVALTDELDQDDLDFLKQGVDMNMCLAEEGLKHGLGLGVGRTLERLVRQRLIRKDMMLAARILTSGASDARMAGASLPAMSSGGSGNHGLTAILPIWAVKDYLDVGERSVLEAIGLSHIITAYVKAHTGRLSAVCGCSVAAGAGAAAGITYLLGGTAQHIAGAIKNLTEDLAGIICDGAKAGCALKLATAAGTAVQAALFSLQGVNVLCTDGIIGRSSEDTMRNVGMLSTEGMIETDRTILKIMLEKQFSNV; encoded by the coding sequence ATGAAGTATACGGTCAAGGATTTGTTGCGTCTTGAGGTTGTACCTGCGTTGGGTTGCACCGAACCCGTGGCCATTGCCCTCGGAACGGCGGCCGCGGTTTCACTGTTGCCGGAGCGGATCTTTGATTCGCTGGAAGTGTGGGTCGATCCCAATATCTACAAGAACGGCCTTGCGGTCACCATCCCCGGAACCGGGGGGCTTTCCGGCCTTGACCTGGCTGCGGCGCTCGGGGCGTTGGGCGGCGATCCGGCCCGGAAACTCGAGGTGCTGGGTTCCCTTGACGACGAGATCGTTCGCAGGGCGCGACAATGCGTGCGCGACGGCGTGGTAAAGGTCAACCTGCTTGAGGATCAGGTAGGGCTCAAGGTTCGCACGCGTATGGTCTCCGGTGAGCATGTGGCCGAATCACTGATCGAAAATCTGCACGATAATATTGTCAGCCTGTCTCTTGACGACCAGCCCGTGGAAAGCCCCCTCATTCGAGTAGGGTGCACGCCGGGCAAGAGTGGGCTGGATGATCTGGAAGACTGGCTCAAGGGCATGGAATTACGCGAACTGGTTGCCCTGACTGATGAGTTGGATCAGGACGACCTTGATTTTTTGAAGCAGGGCGTGGATATGAACATGTGCCTTGCCGAGGAGGGGCTCAAGCACGGCCTCGGGCTTGGCGTGGGCCGGACTTTGGAGCGGCTGGTGCGCCAGCGTCTTATCAGGAAAGACATGATGCTTGCCGCCCGTATCCTCACGTCCGGGGCATCGGACGCCCGCATGGCCGGAGCATCGCTCCCCGCCATGAGCTCGGGCGGGTCCGGAAACCACGGCCTGACGGCGATTCTGCCCATCTGGGCGGTCAAGGACTACCTGGACGTGGGCGAACGTTCCGTTCTGGAAGCCATCGGCCTTTCTCACATCATCACCGCTTATGTGAAGGCGCATACCGGAAGGCTCTCCGCGGTCTGCGGCTGTTCGGTTGCGGCTGGTGCCGGCGCTGCCGCAGGCATTACCTATCTGCTCGGCGGCACGGCGCAGCATATTGCCGGAGCCATCAAGAATCTGACCGAAGACCTGGCCGGAATCATCTGCGACGGGGCCAAGGCCGGGTGCGCGCTCAAGCTGGCCACGGCTGCCGGAACCGCCGTGCAGGCCGCACTGTTTTCCCTGCAGGGGGTGAACGTGCTGTGCACGGACGGCATCATCGGCAGATCGTCCGAAGACACCATGCGCAACGTGGGCATGCTCTCCACCGAGGGCATGATCGAAACCGACCGCACCATTCTCAAGATCATGCTGGAGAAGCAGTTCTCCAACGTGTAG
- a CDS encoding lysophospholipid acyltransferase family protein, translated as MFRAILFFFLLIPLTVYYSWLQSRMDENCTSEEQNVPGKKWARTLLNIAGVKIDADLSGIDPHGHYVFIANHQSLVDIPVLFKLLWDNNIRFVAKKSLFDVPVYGTALGTAGHICVDRSNRRAAMKSLGEAVERIKNGISPLIFPEGTRNENLDKLMEFKTGGMIIALKSGLPVVPIVLANTGNVLPKGKLWVRNKNVVRVKALPAIDPSAYTLKERDKLKEDLYSMMNEEYRKMMAEVNNG; from the coding sequence ATGTTTCGCGCCATTCTCTTTTTCTTTTTGCTCATCCCCCTCACAGTCTACTACAGCTGGCTGCAATCCCGGATGGACGAGAATTGCACGTCCGAGGAACAAAACGTCCCGGGCAAAAAATGGGCACGCACCCTGCTCAACATAGCCGGAGTCAAGATAGACGCAGACCTTTCCGGCATTGACCCGCACGGCCACTACGTATTCATCGCCAACCACCAGAGCCTTGTGGACATTCCCGTGCTTTTCAAACTGCTCTGGGACAACAACATCCGCTTTGTGGCCAAAAAAAGCCTGTTCGATGTCCCTGTGTACGGCACGGCGCTGGGCACGGCCGGGCACATCTGCGTTGACCGCAGCAACCGGCGCGCGGCCATGAAAAGTCTCGGTGAAGCCGTGGAACGCATCAAGAATGGCATTTCTCCGCTCATTTTCCCGGAAGGCACACGCAACGAGAACCTCGACAAGCTCATGGAATTCAAGACCGGCGGCATGATCATCGCCCTCAAGAGCGGGCTGCCTGTGGTGCCCATCGTGCTGGCCAACACGGGAAACGTACTGCCCAAGGGCAAGCTCTGGGTCCGCAACAAGAATGTGGTCAGGGTCAAGGCCCTGCCCGCCATCGACCCTTCGGCATATACCCTCAAGGAACGTGACAAGCTCAAGGAAGATTTGTATTCCATGATGAACGAGGAATACCGCAAGATGATGGCCGAGGTGAACAATGGCTGA
- a CDS encoding hydrogenase iron-sulfur subunit, with protein sequence MPVLNGRELRIVGFLCNWCSYGGADTAGVARFDQPTDLRIIRVPCSGRIDPLFIAKAFMNGADGVLVSGCHPRDCHYSEGNYYARRRLEVFKQFITVLGIEPERFEYTWVSASEGQRWQEVVTKFTDQVHALGPMAPIPEVALSKLAQTEGTDLRTAITEEA encoded by the coding sequence ATGCCGGTTCTAAATGGACGCGAACTGAGAATCGTAGGATTCCTTTGCAACTGGTGCTCCTATGGCGGCGCCGACACCGCGGGCGTGGCCCGTTTCGACCAGCCCACGGACCTGCGGATCATCCGCGTGCCATGCTCCGGGCGCATCGATCCGCTGTTCATCGCCAAGGCGTTCATGAACGGCGCGGACGGCGTGCTGGTTTCCGGATGCCATCCCCGTGACTGCCACTATTCCGAGGGCAACTACTATGCCCGCCGCCGTCTCGAAGTCTTCAAGCAGTTCATAACGGTGCTCGGCATCGAGCCGGAACGTTTCGAATACACGTGGGTTTCCGCTTCCGAAGGCCAGCGCTGGCAGGAAGTGGTTACCAAATTTACCGATCAGGTTCACGCGCTCGGCCCCATGGCCCCGATTCCCGAGGTGGCGCTTTCCAAGCTGGCCCAGACTGAAGGAACTGACCTCAGGACCGCCATCACGGAGGAAGCATGA
- a CDS encoding 4Fe-4S dicluster domain-containing protein, with protein MMLDQLKETIKTALPELDFVMGWTTGYDPLHATPLYMYEPDDVDQLIWGPLNVHNLAVHLPALRHKKVGIVVKGCDSRSVVELLQENLIDRENVVIFGAPCNGVVDMTKIRKAVPDAHFARSVETADNSLTITTDKDTHTLSLAEVMADKCTRCRFPNAVEADHFVGEKRIPAVETDPYADLESFESQGFAERRDFWMAEMDRCIRCYACRNACPLCVCRDHCVAQSREPHWVSQRDGVRDKFMFQVIHAIHMAGRCTECGECERACPMDIPVLLLKRKLGNVIHDLFDYDAGLDAEARPPLLAFKLEEDSIKEKDW; from the coding sequence ATGATGCTCGATCAACTCAAGGAGACCATCAAGACCGCGCTGCCGGAGCTTGATTTCGTCATGGGCTGGACCACCGGCTACGACCCGCTGCACGCTACGCCGCTGTATATGTACGAACCCGACGACGTGGACCAGTTGATCTGGGGGCCGCTCAACGTGCACAATCTGGCCGTGCACCTGCCCGCCCTGCGGCACAAAAAGGTCGGCATCGTGGTCAAGGGCTGCGACAGCCGCTCGGTCGTGGAACTGCTGCAGGAAAACCTCATCGACCGCGAAAACGTGGTCATTTTCGGCGCGCCCTGCAACGGCGTGGTGGACATGACCAAAATCCGCAAGGCCGTGCCGGACGCACACTTTGCGCGCTCCGTGGAGACCGCTGACAACAGCCTGACCATAACCACGGACAAGGACACGCACACCCTGTCCCTTGCCGAGGTCATGGCCGACAAATGTACGCGCTGCCGCTTTCCCAACGCAGTGGAAGCCGACCATTTCGTGGGCGAAAAGCGCATCCCGGCAGTGGAAACCGATCCTTATGCGGACCTTGAGAGCTTCGAATCGCAGGGCTTTGCGGAACGCCGCGATTTCTGGATGGCCGAGATGGACCGCTGCATCCGCTGCTATGCATGCCGCAACGCCTGCCCCCTGTGCGTCTGCCGGGACCATTGCGTGGCTCAGAGCCGTGAGCCGCACTGGGTCAGTCAGCGCGACGGCGTGCGTGACAAGTTCATGTTTCAGGTCATCCACGCAATCCACATGGCCGGACGCTGCACCGAATGCGGGGAGTGCGAGCGGGCCTGTCCCATGGACATCCCCGTGCTGCTGCTCAAACGCAAGCTCGGAAACGTGATCCACGACCTTTTCGACTACGACGCCGGTCTGGACGCCGAAGCGCGGCCTCCGCTGCTGGCTTTCAAGCTCGAAGAAGATTCCATCAAGGAAAAGGACTGGTAA
- a CDS encoding 4Fe-4S dicluster domain-containing protein yields the protein MAKYLKNDDLGQWLAELGTEYKIHAPVQEGRSIAFRPLTQDKILRIDRHATIGPKEILFPACEELMHFSYEKDTDNPGREKIRVQPADNAVPTLIFGSRPCDARGFDVFDGAFTQCAVKDNYYAARREQAVVVSIACTRTENTCFCNWVGGSPDGTNGSDVLLTPIQDGFVVQPVTEKGETLLQKGSLLTGAAPDQVREAEQLRAAACASLPEAPDFKCMPEQLYNLFDNMDFWEKQSAKCISCGACTYLCPTCHCFNITDERNGNEGERLRSWDNCMSRQFTQEASGHNPRPEKAYRLKNRVGHKFCYFPDLHEGHIACVGCGRCIKSCPVSLDIRQVVTSAKECHLPAEETDNE from the coding sequence ATGGCCAAGTACTTGAAAAACGACGACCTCGGCCAGTGGCTCGCCGAACTGGGCACGGAATATAAGATCCATGCCCCGGTTCAGGAAGGCCGATCCATCGCCTTCCGCCCCCTGACACAGGACAAAATCCTGCGCATCGACCGGCACGCCACCATCGGCCCCAAGGAAATCCTATTTCCGGCCTGCGAAGAGCTGATGCATTTCTCCTATGAAAAGGACACGGACAATCCGGGCCGGGAAAAAATACGCGTCCAGCCCGCAGACAACGCCGTGCCCACGCTCATCTTCGGCTCGCGCCCATGCGATGCGCGCGGCTTTGACGTATTTGACGGTGCGTTCACCCAATGTGCGGTCAAGGACAACTACTATGCAGCCCGCCGCGAACAGGCCGTGGTGGTCTCCATCGCCTGCACGCGCACGGAAAACACCTGCTTCTGCAACTGGGTTGGCGGCTCGCCGGACGGCACCAACGGCTCGGACGTATTGCTCACCCCCATTCAGGACGGCTTTGTGGTTCAACCCGTGACCGAAAAAGGCGAAACCCTGTTGCAAAAGGGAAGCCTGCTTACAGGAGCCGCGCCCGATCAGGTTCGTGAAGCCGAACAACTGCGTGCCGCCGCATGCGCAAGCCTGCCCGAAGCTCCAGATTTCAAATGCATGCCCGAACAACTCTACAACCTGTTCGACAACATGGATTTCTGGGAAAAACAATCGGCCAAATGCATCAGCTGCGGGGCCTGCACCTATCTGTGCCCCACCTGCCACTGTTTCAACATCACGGACGAACGCAACGGCAATGAAGGCGAACGCCTGCGCTCGTGGGACAACTGCATGTCCCGCCAGTTCACGCAGGAGGCCAGCGGCCACAACCCCCGCCCGGAAAAGGCCTATCGGCTCAAGAACCGCGTGGGGCACAAGTTCTGCTATTTCCCGGACCTGCACGAAGGGCACATTGCCTGTGTGGGCTGCGGTCGTTGCATAAAAAGCTGCCCGGTATCACTGGACATCCGACAGGTGGTCACCTCGGCCAAGGAGTGCCACCTGCCTGCGGAGGAAACCGACAATGAGTAA
- a CDS encoding XRE family transcriptional regulator, translating to MIDARTDNMMNLHDKIAPYQTRSLGERVRSARKRNNFSQSQLARKVGVSVTTIQNYESSKFPKGEHAVALSLALNCSLDWLLTGSESPASSESTAHNGCVPVIGLAKCGLQGWAQSIPLGINASRPGDLTEPEAFCVLAVGNSMTPAGILPGQICYCNPHDDFGAGDAVYVERRDGTATIKLFRGSDNDRITLQGWLDPDENGRQAPYTDTINTDQVRRMATVIYVKRKL from the coding sequence ATGATCGACGCACGGACTGACAACATGATGAATTTGCATGACAAAATAGCACCATACCAGACGCGGTCGCTGGGAGAGCGTGTTCGCAGCGCGCGAAAAAGAAACAACTTTTCCCAGAGCCAGCTGGCAAGAAAAGTTGGTGTGAGTGTGACGACAATTCAGAATTACGAATCAAGCAAATTTCCCAAGGGGGAACATGCAGTGGCCCTTTCGCTGGCCTTGAACTGCTCGCTGGACTGGCTGCTGACGGGCTCCGAATCGCCAGCTTCCTCCGAATCCACAGCCCACAACGGCTGTGTACCGGTGATCGGCCTTGCCAAGTGCGGCCTTCAGGGTTGGGCCCAGTCCATTCCGCTGGGCATCAATGCCTCGCGCCCCGGTGACCTGACCGAGCCGGAAGCCTTTTGCGTTCTGGCTGTGGGCAACAGCATGACCCCGGCGGGCATTTTGCCGGGCCAGATATGCTATTGCAATCCGCACGACGACTTCGGCGCTGGCGATGCCGTGTACGTGGAACGCAGGGACGGCACCGCCACCATCAAGCTCTTTCGCGGTTCGGACAATGACCGCATCACGCTGCAGGGCTGGCTCGACCCGGACGAAAACGGGCGCCAAGCGCCCTATACCGACACCATCAACACGGATCAGGTCCGGCGCATGGCTACGGTTATTTACGTTAAACGCAAACTGTAA
- a CDS encoding FAD/NAD(P)-binding protein, which produces MSNTNNPYLPEMATVREIIQETHNIKTFRVTLNNEARMKAFSFEPGQVGQLSIFGVGESTFVINSSPTRMDYLQFSVMQAGEVTSRLHELQVGDQIGVRAPLGNWFPYDKMKGKDVVIVGGGIGMAPLRTLLLFMLDNRDDYGKITVIYGARSPQDLTYSYEFDEWRAARDVNLVLTVDAEAPDWEHKVGLIPNILLEENPASENTVAVTCGPPIMIKFTLEALKKLGFTDENIYTTLEKRMKCGVGLCGRCNIGTSYVCVDGPVYSFAQLSKLPNEL; this is translated from the coding sequence ATGAGTAATACCAACAACCCGTACCTGCCGGAAATGGCCACAGTGCGGGAGATCATTCAGGAAACGCACAATATCAAAACCTTCCGCGTAACCCTCAACAACGAAGCGCGCATGAAGGCGTTCTCGTTCGAACCGGGACAAGTGGGCCAGCTCTCGATTTTCGGTGTCGGGGAATCCACATTCGTCATCAACTCCTCGCCCACGCGCATGGATTACCTGCAATTCAGCGTCATGCAGGCCGGAGAAGTGACCTCGCGCCTGCACGAATTGCAGGTTGGCGACCAGATCGGCGTGCGCGCTCCGCTGGGCAACTGGTTTCCCTATGATAAAATGAAAGGCAAGGACGTGGTCATCGTGGGCGGCGGCATCGGCATGGCCCCCCTGCGCACCCTGCTGCTGTTCATGCTCGACAACCGAGACGACTACGGGAAAATAACGGTTATCTACGGGGCGCGTTCCCCGCAAGACCTGACCTACAGCTATGAGTTCGACGAATGGCGGGCGGCACGAGACGTAAATCTCGTGCTCACCGTGGATGCCGAGGCTCCGGACTGGGAACACAAAGTGGGCCTGATTCCCAACATTCTGCTGGAAGAAAACCCGGCCTCGGAAAATACCGTGGCCGTGACCTGCGGGCCGCCCATCATGATCAAATTCACGCTCGAGGCACTCAAAAAACTCGGTTTTACGGACGAAAATATCTATACCACGCTGGAAAAACGCATGAAATGCGGCGTGGGCCTTTGCGGCCGCTGCAACATCGGCACATCCTACGTGTGCGTGGACGGCCCGGTGTACTCATTCGCCCAGTTAAGCAAGCTCCCCAACGAGTTGTAA